From one Rhopalosiphum padi isolate XX-2018 chromosome 2, ASM2088224v1, whole genome shotgun sequence genomic stretch:
- the LOC132919395 gene encoding monocarboxylate transporter 12-like: MSLKKKPKEDDHEALAGEEEAVTDGQNYVLVPPDGGWGWLVLLGSTLVNMLIPGTLKSFGVLFVEFTEAFHASETAASWIPAICYFLYCSLGPVSSYLSSIYSYRTVTLIGGTLASLGLMLCYFADSITFLYFSYGMMFGCGAGLAFPPGIFIVTSYFVKYRGFANGVAISGSCLGSMFLPPFLGYLIDNYGYKEVVLILGALTLNVWVGAMLYHPVEQHMVKQYVDDCECGDDGLDSGGEVDAAASSVSLAVQAAANSVTGGKSLTELHRCGDDDEDGRHQETVSLLAQNLNGYVIVNELNASSVKVPTDDRYLLAGGGVAVIAAVKSKSTARANNCGSDSLKSLQAFSSCGLLRTTSGGAADHMQLQHHNLHYQHQHCNLQAPAFRGANGSSSLSSLRYVSTPFHGSTLVSLYEDSQPKKKQQQQQRRRRRNKRNKRRSGKQHEQSPSPSAKTDSDGDGADGQTSSRRKTVAGALQLLSDPLFIVILVSNATTAIGYTNSAILLPSYAISIGHDKSSSQYLLSVVAVLDLVGRVGGSTLSDWIRLDKRYYYLGGLVLSGVALFVLPFADDYPTMCFACAAFGLGSGVVVGITAVIMVDMLGEERLSSSYGISLFCNGLVQLIGPPVAGYIFETIGSYKPVFHGMGVILLFGASTWLVTPFLKKNHHRH, from the exons ATGAGCCTAAAGAAGAAACCCAAAGAAGACGACCACGAAGCATTGGCCGGAGAAGAAGAAGCTGTCACAG ATGGTCAAAACTATGTACTCGTTCCTCCGGATGGTGGATGGGGTTGGCTAGTGCTTCTGGGAAGCACATTGGTCAACATGCTAATTCCAGGCACCCTTAAGTCATTTGGAGTGCTGTTCGTAGAGTTCACCGAAGCATTCCATGCGTCAGAGACCGCAGCTTCGTGGATACCCGCAATCTGCTATTTTCTCTATTGTTctttag gtCCTGTTTCGAGTTACCTGtcatcaatatattcatatcgTACAGTAACGCTAATTGGAGGCACTTTAGCTTCTCTGGGATTGATGCTCTGTTACTTCGCCGACTCCATCACATTTCTGTACTTCAG TTACGGGATGATGTTCGGCTGCGGCGCGGGTTTGGCGTTCCCTCCTGGCATATTCATCGTGACATCGTACTTCGTCAAGTACCGCGGATTCGCCAACGGAGTGGCCATATCCGGCAGCTGCTTGGGTTCCATGTTCCTGCCGCCGTTCCTGGGCTACCTGATTGACAACTACGGTTACaa GGAGGTGGTGCTGATACTCGGAGCCCTTACGCTCAACGTGTGGGTGGGCGCGATGCTGTACCATCCGGTCGAGCAGCACATGGTCAAGCAGTATGTGGACGACTGCGAGTGCGGTGACGACGGACTGGACAGCGGCGGCGAAGTGGACGCGGCGGCGTCGTCGGTCTCCCTGGCCGTGCAGGCCGCGGCGAACTCGGTGACCGGAGGTAAAAGCTTGACGGAACTACACCGGTGTGGCGATGACGACGAGGACGGGCGGCATCAAGAGACCGTGTCACTGCTGGCACAGAACCTTAACGGTTACGTGATCGTCAACGAACTGAACGCGTCCAGCGTCAAAGTGCCGACGGACGACCGGTACCTGCTGGCTGGCGGCGGCGTGGCGGTTATCGCGGCGGTCAAGAGCAAGTCCACGGCCCGGGCCAACAACTGCGGTTCCGATTCGCTGAAGTCGCTGCAAGCGTTCAGCAGCTGCGGCTTGTTACGGACCACCAGCGGCGGAGCGGCCGACCACATGCAGCTGCAGCACCACAACTTGCACTACCAACATCAGCACTGCAACCTGCAGGCGCCGGCGTTCCGGGGCGCGAACGGATCATCGTCGCTGTCGTCGCTGCGGTACGTCAGCACGCCGTTCCACGGCAGCACGTTGGTCAGCCTGTACGAGGACTCGCAGCCCAAGAAgaagcagcaacagcaacagcgacggcggcggcggaacAAGCGAAACAAACGGCGATCCGGTAAGCAGCACGAGCAGTCGCCCTCGCCGTCCGCGAAAACGGATAGCGACGGTGACGGGGCCGACGGACAGACGTCGTCCCGGCGTAAAACCGTGGCCGGCGCGTTACAGTTGCTGTCCGACCCGCTGTTCATAGTCATACTCGTGTCGAACGCCACCACGGCCATCGGGTACACGAACTCGGCCATCCTACTGCCGTCGTACGCCATCAGCATCGGCCACGACAAGAGCAGCTCGCAGTACCTGCTGTCCGTGGTGGCCGTGCTCGACCTCGTGGGCCGGGTGGGCGGCAGCACGCTGTCTGACTGGATCCGGCTGGACAAGCGGTACTACTACCTGGGCGGGCTCGTCCTGTCGGGCGTCGCGCTGTTCGTGCTCCCGTTCGCCGACGACTACCCGACCATGTGTTTCGCGTGCGCCGCGTTCGGGCTCGGTTCCGGCGTCGTGGTCGGCATCACGGCCGTTATAATGGTCGACATGCTGGGCGAGGAGCGGCTGTCGTCGTCGTACGGCATATCGCTGTTCTGCAACGGGCTCGTCCAACTCATCGGGCCGCCCGTGGCCGGTTACATATTCGAGACGATCGGTTCGTACAAGCCGGTGTTCCACGGCATGGGCGTCATATTGCTGTTCGGCGCCTCCACGTGGCTGGTGACTCCGTTCCTCAAGAAGAACCATCATCGCCACTGA